The window AAGAAGCTCTTCCCGTTCTTTTTGGCCATATTCAGCTATCTGCTGCAGAGCATTCCTATAATTCAgaaacaagtaagaaaaagaaaaattattgaaactctTGAGTTTGATATGTTCtcgtaaaatttttttttcctgttttACCTGCTCTCTTCTAGTGCTTCAGATTGAAATCTAGTCAGAGATCGTAGACCCTCAAGTGCTGTTGACTGCCCCTCTAGAACTTGTTGTTGCTTATCTAGAGAAATCCCTGCCATATTTCCAATGTCATCAGCTGTTCTTTGCAGATTGTTTATGCTTGAAGACATTGCATTTCCAACTCTGCTTATCTCATTCTCTATTGAAATAGCTTCATTTTTCAAGTTATCTATTTCATGCCCCAAATTTTTGTTAGCACCATCAAGCAATGCTAATCCTTCCTTGAGTTGATCATTCATCATTGCCTGACCATTTCGCAGCTCTTTTTGCGAAGCTGCAATATCTACAGCTTGCTTGTAAACTGTCCGCCAGCGCTCATTTAAACTGTGCATATGACCTTCTAAACTGTGAGTTGTTTGATCTACATTACGAATTCGAACATCAACTGCATTTAATGAATCATGAATCTGATTTGAACTCTGCAACAGAACATTTGTTGTTTCTTCTATAGAATCTAGTTTGTCTTCTGCATATTGGGCTGAATTTATCAGTTCATTAACCAGACTCTCGGTGTCATGCTTAAACGCCTGGTTCCTGATAACACCAAAAACACAAATTCTGGTCGtcataaggaaaaaaaagcaaGCAAAGTAAAACTGATATTAACTTGGCTGATAAGAGACGAAAGCTTAACTGTAACTGATAGCAGATGGAGTTAGTCTCAAGCAAAAATTCGAGATAAACCTTGTGTTCCAAGTCGTTTAAATGCTTTAGGCAATAAACCATGGGAGATTTTGTGTCACAAAACGGGAAAGGGAACCTTCCAGAATCCTTTTGAAAGCAGTCACTTAGGTGCCATGCAAATCTTGAACGCTTCTCGTCTGTAGCAATGATCTCTTTGCAGCCAGCAAAGAGATGTCTATAAGCATTCTTCCAGCAAGAATTTGACCCAACCAACTTGTTCTTAGCATCTTCAAGCAACCTGATTCCCTTCTCATCGTTTAGACCATCCACCGAGAATTCAGCCACAGAGGCATGGCGAATCGCCTTTGTATTAGAATAAGTTTCTGCAGAAGAAGAGAACCAACCCCATGACCGGCATCTTGGTGAAACAGAGAGTATCATCAACAGAAACAGAAAAAAGTGATGATAAATCATTGAAGCCTTCATTGTCTCAAAACCCAGAACCTGCACTCAACGGTTCAAACACAGAAAATTAATGTTCACCACCGCAAAATCCCACATCaaacaaagcaaaaatttGACTCCGCTCCCTTTATTTGCAGTAACAGAGTCCAGTAACGCTTCATATATTAGAGTAGACAAACCAGTCTTGGAGTCCAAGAAAAGCGAGACCAAGGATTTCAATTGTTTCTAATTTTATGTACTTCATtagtattaaaattatttctaaATATGAATTCGACTTTATCACGGAAAGGTAGCATCAAAAGACTACTGTTCATTGCCGAAAAGTTTCCATTATGTCAATATCAGTATATTTGACAATTAGATTAAACAGAATAAAAAGACCGACAGAAGATGAAAAGGACAAGACAAATTTACATCCCAACATTTTGAACCGGCTGGACTTGCAGACAGTCTCACAACATCACATAGACAACATTATATTGtcataaaatgacaaaaaaagaagTCACCACAGAAAGTCAATTacaaaaacatttaatcatCTATTAATCacaaatctttaaagaaacTTTTAGTACGGCAATGAAACTGGAAATCAAAAGTGTAAGCGAGAATACAACCTTGGCTTGAGAAacgtaaaagaaaaatgaagaaacgGAGCGAAGCAGAGCAATGAATTGAAAAGGAAACCGTCAGAATATGAACGATGCGTTTCTCCACAAAATGGCGCGTAATCCGAATATGAAACGATGCGTTTCAAAAGTCGCCCTGATTTTAACGTTTCGGCTCATCGCCGTTAATCTGCCTCAATAGTAAGGCGGAGTTTTCGTTGTCAAGGCGCAGTCCGGTGGCTACCCAAATAGGCTTCTAAAGttttatttcatatttcaTTTTAGAGGTGTCCAATCTGTTCGGGCAGGGTTGGGGTATAGTTTTGAGGCAAAATATGGTCCAAACTTTTGGTTTTGTAATTTGTGGACTTTTCACTAAACTTTCACCca is drawn from Theobroma cacao cultivar B97-61/B2 chromosome 4, Criollo_cocoa_genome_V2, whole genome shotgun sequence and contains these coding sequences:
- the LOC18600686 gene encoding protein GAMETE EXPRESSED 1 → MKASMIYHHFFLFLLMILSVSPRCRSWGWFSSSAETYSNTKAIRHASVAEFSVDGLNDEKGIRLLEDAKNKLVGSNSCWKNAYRHLFAGCKEIIATDEKRSRFAWHLSDCFQKDSGRFPFPFCDTKSPMVYCLKHLNDLEHKVYLEFLLETNSICYQLQNQAFKHDTESLVNELINSAQYAEDKLDSIEETTNVLLQSSNQIHDSLNAVDVRIRNVDQTTHSLEGHMHSLNERWRTVYKQAVDIAASQKELRNGQAMMNDQLKEGLALLDGANKNLGHEIDNLKNEAISIENEISRVGNAMSSSINNLQRTADDIGNMAGISLDKQQQVLEGQSTALEGLRSLTRFQSEALEESRNALQQIAEYGQKEREELLKQQERLQQVHDHLVENSKSMLAAQEAVESKLASMFIVIDKLHALHNAMLFESRLIKTFLVYSMSIFIIYMFTSTKQTYTVRPRLYIGLCATFLVEVAVLRFTTNDIEQKTWMVNLVRSLFVLIASIQLLHAIFTYRDYEYLNHQILLTLMDKVNIIQSNGALSWETDSDVDWSSWIDDELAEDVDKLEDPDFKIQEEFGENSIITSSNTRKYNLRHRKC